GTCCGCTTGCTGGAAGAAGAGCATATAGCAGATTTTTAATAAAGGTAGTATTTAAGTGTACAAAGAAACTGAAATATAATACCAaaagacaaatttttataaaaaatctcctactttatatttacaaaaattccagTAACCTCTTTTCTCCAATTTCACATTCACAAAATACTCGCTATTCTAATAATACTGGAATTTGATCTTTTAGAGTGAATAAATCAATCTCAACTACTAATTACTACTACATCTCCCAAATTATATATCGaactatttattcaaatttaaattacactaataTCTATTCTGCGCcctcagtttttataaaaaaaaacacataaataacataattttttatttaacggTATCGGAAGCCGAATCACTGATAGCGACCATCTATGGACGGTTTTGACCGCTAACTCTCTGCTACACCTCCCCGATCCCTACGTACACACTCCGTCACATTGACTCAAGACGTATATCGCCATTGGCTGTATATAGTAGGTATTGTGGCTTTCAATTAAACCGTACAAAAATAGTTCAAACTCAttgttgcaattattgtttttagttgAGCAACTCGGGTCAACGCACATGCCACATTGCCTATGTAGACCCATTTCCTTAGAGCAACCTtagattgataataattattacatgtataatttgttcctgtatatattgtaaattgatgaaaataaacccattcattcatgtataaaatgttttccatGAGAGAGTATTTACCATACCATCATATTCTTTTGTATGACTAGTAAGATAATATAAAATCTCcaagtaaagaaataatatttatttttaattcatttatatacgTTTACTTTAGTCAATTAGCCTATTATGACAGTTATTTACAGATCTCTAACACGTGTTTGTGCCATCTAATATCAGACCACCATAGTAACCAGATATCTTGctgtacaattaatatttaattttaagttataattttctattttaatgttatatttgtttatcgCCATTCATTTTCCACGCCTATGTGTCAACAGCTCGGCAGTAATAAAggacataatttataattcagaAGTCACAAACTTTATACATACATACGGTACACATTATATCctctataaaaaaatacatgtcgATATACATTCCAATAGTGTTACTacgcattttttttattaaaaaatctttttgtgcAATACATACTATAATTCATACGAATACATGCccatatttttaaatcaacgaTAATGGTATTCAGGGAGAccttcataatttataaattgggCCATAGATAGAGGATGTGACTTGCAGTTCTTAAGATAGAGCCATTTTCTGGAGCCTCTGTAAACCCCTTAATATTAGTGTCGTTTACTTTAAGTTCTTTTGTGTAAccgttaaatttttaattaagttataacCGGTTCTTACAGCTATTTGCAAATAAGAATAATATCCTTTCACAAAGCTGTAAacgtttttatattgttagtataataacaacatatttCGGGAAAATGCTCCAAGACCCCAGCTTTGTGGGAGGTacggtaaaataaaaaatccccGGTAGTTTTACCTCCATCGCTCAATTTTGTCCGCTATCATACGCCTATCtagaagattatttaaattaaatgtaaaataaaatatttgagaagtaataattttaaacatttacacatttttttatcgaGTTAagatataaaagtacaaaaagcttaagttttagttacaaaataggTGTCAAAATggaacatttgaatttttttgtattaaaagtacatttttactttttttttaccggattttatttgatttagtgTAGTGCgttgaagaattttatttataaaaaaaactaacattgtttgattaattttagtttaaattgattgtaaatattgtacatatatatatatatatatatatatatatatatatatatatatatatatatatatatatatactatatatataatctgAGTTAGAATTGGTTTGTTTCAAGAATTAGTTTATGgaatgttcattttttaattttaaattgatatacgTGACAAGCTTCAGTAACTGCTTAAATACACATATTGGGGTTAGAAAGGTAGCCGCTTATCTTCAAGTGCAAAAAACTAGAAACCCTGAGAAAACTAAGACATAGTTGATAGATTTTATTCAAAGAATTTTCCCTACCTGAAAATCCGTTTGGGGTAAATTTAAAACCGGCTAAATGTTTAAAGGTGTTAGATTTAGTAAAAAGAATAATTCCTTTACCATACTATCATCTTtctgtgtaaaaatataattataataacattttcaattcaaGTAGAACACCTATGTAGTTTCTCGTACTTTAATGTTGCCTTATTACtcagattttataataaattacagtaatttgaGTATTTGACAGGAAcgaaatttcattcaaatttagaATAGATTGTTTCACTCAGTACTTATAGACCTATAGCTGGGTAATTTATTAACACCAAGATGTaacattaatcattaaattgAACCTATTTCTTTGAGATAGTAGTAGtccataaaatatgttaaaactaatattattacgTATCATAttacctaaatattaaaaattcccaTCCTAATAGGTCCTTCGTTTAATTTCCTTTCCTGACTCATAGCATAGTCATCATCCATAGACGTCGTAGCAATCGTCTTCCTAGTCGTGTTCTCTGGACTCAAAGTCCCAAAACTGATTAGCTAcgaaataatatactttaatctTATTCACGAAGCATTATAACTTCGTTTCCgctaaatataagtataaaatctaATTACAACTGTGGGAACAGCTTTAATCTATACCTCCATAAAACGAAAGAAACATATATCTTCCTTGATTGCTAGCAAGATAAAGAAGGAGGCACAAATCCTTTCCACAATTCCTTATTAAAACTCGATCGCTCTCAATTACACGTATACGTAtccattttactacaaataatttaataaattcttttagtttgatttttttaattataatgctATTGCTACTCATAACTGGTGTATAATaaagttacatattaaatataaagtaaatctgaaaaaaattaatcaatatcaaaataatttagaataattctTTACTTGCGCGAAAgtatagtttagaatatttttattctacataACTTCTTATTATTctccatacaaaattaaaaaccaatgagTTCTCTTGTAGATTCTGGTTTATTTAGTAGACAATGGTTAGAACAGAGCAGTAAGCAAGGTGAGGTCAATTGTTTGACTGCCTTTAATCGGTTGGACGCGGGTTGATTGTGTAATGAGAGCAGAGGATTGTGTTTCGGAGCATCCAGAGGGGAATTTGTAGGTCAGAGATATTTATAGTCGGAGAGTCGCAAATTGTTTAAATACAGTACGTCGCTGGTGATTGATTCTTCGTAACTATTGTCCAATgaacaaaatgttgtgttttaacaTATTCCTATAACTAGTGCGTAACAATTTTTTGGGGTGTTTCTTGAAAGAAGTaccatttaatacaaataataaatttaattgataattacATGCAATTAAGTTTCATTGTTTATCActcatagttttttattttaataaattaggagCCGCATTTAAAAGAGTTTGTAGTAGACTAATGAGgttgtaaattttttactgtaacatagaatttatatatttggtgaaaataaatttgcaattaatatttgaaactttttatttatttaagttaatgaaTTCCGTTagtgttttttaaaagaaaaattattttcaatttgaaatttggtttagGATAATAGTTATACTATATTAACTTTAGGACTAATCAgttgataaaaatcattatttatccGTTTCAGTAAAATGGTTTAATAATTACACAGAAAAGTAAACAATGttatgattataatatgtaaaaagtaataacttaaaCGTACACGcacttggtttttatttaaatgttactaaattatgagtaactaacatattttgttttaatttaaatggtgaaCATCTTTAGGGCCAGATTTATTTCATGAGGGCTcagttttattctttataaatcttGTATCTTCTACTGGTAACGCAGTGCAATATTACTAAAAGTCGCAATTCAGTGCTGGTATGAACAAAAATCATTTTCCATTAGATCACCGGATTATGTAACTGCCATAGATATAATAAACCCCTGTAACATGGCTCCACGTTTAGGATCAGGATTTATTCGACAATGTTTGGTCAAAGTgatattaagaaacaaaatgacAACATGAATAACACTAAAAGCAAACAGAGAATTGTCTTTAGCCCTATTTAAACAACCAAGTTTCTCCTTCTGCCTTTGCTATGTATTTTGTGGtgctaatgaaacaaaaacagtGTCCTCATTAGTATTGATGATAGGTGAAGAATCCATGGAGATTGAGATCACGGAATGTCAAGGACATGTGTAGGGCCCTTAGGCCGCACGAATGGGGTGCACGGGATATCTGAACTACGTGTTGATCCTCTCATGTGAATACTCCGACTAATCtgttaaatatgttacaaataataatgaagacATTAAGAAAACAACCATAATATTTTCTATCAAATGTATTTACACATTTCTGGAATGTTaactaatttacaaataattacaaatttaaacatataaatataggGAAACTCATAAATGCTATATTCGTGTACAAGTTAATaccatatatatacatatatttgcaGCCTCTCATATAGTTCATGTATTTTACACTATGGAGGATAACTCTAAAggtataaaattacttttcttggTATTTTCACTGATAATGACAAAACGCCTTCTTAAAACTAGATATTTACATTACCTTAAGCTACATACTTGTATGTCTATATATAAGATAGTTAACTATTCTCATAGAgtacatttgatttaaatatctACCAAAACATGTTTATTCTTATGAATTAAGTGTTTtggtagaaatttatttaaaagtatttcaatgttgttaaaaaaatatacatcttttatttaatttaacttgcGATTTTCCTCGTATCTTGCTTTTTAATTCTCTCTGTATATCTCCTTTTCAAAGTCACAAACTTTTAGCCTTGAtctgtttgttatattttaatgagtttttatatgaattttcgaCGAAAATGCTCAATGCATGTTCAAACAGTTAACCTTTCAATAGTAAAAGCGTAGTATAAGAATTTTGCTTCCTAATTGCCGTAACCATATCTCATCTAGGTCATGAGCTAAAGAGATATTCGATCTACATCttgcaaatatgtattttaatctaaacatttttgttcatttttatgctaataagaaatatagagatgactttatttacatacgactttgatatttaaagtattttgatggcgattaaaacaaaacacatttatttcagAATAAGATCGTTAAAAGAAAACGATCAACAGAACTTTGGTAAAGTATTTTTTCGGATTGCAAAacaaattgatttttgtattatgCTTAGCACAATTGGTGTTAGCGTTTTAATATGAGTGATTCTCATAAAATTCAACTTCCATTGTCTTCTTTTACTGGCACTGTCCAACTTTTACAATTAGAAGCAGTACTCATAACTTCTATTTACTCAGAACTTCTATTGACAGTTTTTATAGGTAGAACTTTAATTTGCGTCTTCAATTTATCTACAATtgattttgatcaaatttaaattggGAGATTTACGGGAATTTTATATATGTGTCGTGTAAAAGCTTATTAGATGACTAGAAAGCGTAATTTAAGATTAATGAGGCTGTTAATATAGTTAACGATTGACggaattaatactaataataagaGGTGTGGGGCAAAGACATGAGgtaatagaataattaaataaattgcacGCCAACCACATTTATGAGTCAGTACTTGGTTTCTTCTACAGATATTGATGTTATGGACACTAATCACTGACAATTATCTCATGAACAATTTGAGGTAGATATGATCAATGATTATCTGACTGTGACTTGTACTACTCTACTATTAAGCCATCCTGACTTCCAATGTCAAAGTGTGACTAGACAGCATTTAggttatttcacaatattactaAGTTATGGAGGAATTGCAGTTAGTACGGAGGGAAAATGTAATCAATGTGTTAAAAAGACCGTACGACAAAgcgtttcataaatattttcaaaactgtgtACCTATTTATTATGCCTCATGTCtcgtaaaaaaagaaataatatttatacagggtCATAATTGATATGCGTgccataaatgtaaaataatttgcaaattaaCTGGTTGAGCAAATAAAACACGAGTGAGTTAAGTTGTCAGAGTAATCAGTAATCATGGAGCCAAGGGATATCGTTgagaaaatgaataaataaattatctcgGTATAGGTGGAAGCCTATAACACTGATAAGATGACTATTCGGATGGATCAGTAATCACAGGACTGATGGATATCGTTAAGaggataaaagttattttatcttGATACAGTGTAGTCGCATATAACACCGATAAGATTATTTTTTCGGATGGTTCAGTAATCACAGACCAAGGTATCAAGCTggagataattaatattgtatctCGGTACAGTCTGGTCACCCTTGTACATTCTCACTAACCACTATGTATTCTCAGTTTCCACAGTTAGTCTTTATAATGCGGCCAGACATAGTTATAGTTAACGGATTGAGGAAAGATAATCTGCTGGTTTAGGTGAtaaaacgtaaataatacaatcaaaataCCTAGGCATTTCTTTGGCCTTAAAAACATGATCTGTGTAATGAAAAtccttttaaatacatttctactgTTTGGAAAAAATTAATGACATTATATGGCTTAACTTTCCTGCATAATCAATCATACTCTTTAGTTAGTCACAGATTAGGGTCTGGTTCTATAATCGTTCAACTATAGTTATAcaactgtttttgtttatttcagtagTACAATTTTTGAGAtctattaatgaatataaaacgtattttaaaatgaatcagttcaataactttcttatacatttaataaaatattaagcttttatatttaattcaattaagaatatatttgttattttttaaagttgttaaatGTCTTTTTGGTTCGTAATTTATAACTTTAGTTAGAAtatgtgcaaaattttaattGGGAGTTTTATCTTTTTATAGGTCGTGTAAATGtacgatattttttttaatctttacacACATTTATGGATTaagtaaaattactattttacttataataatattatatataatatatatatatatatatatatatatatatatatttccattactagtatattttaacatatatatatatatattatgtttgtgtGACAAGAGGCGAAAATCATATTTCTCAGTATATTCAATATTAACTAACCTGAAGTCAATTAAATACAATGTTTCCCTATTGTccctatttttacaaaattttaaatagcctTAAATATGAAACGTTGATAGAAATTGAGAGGTGATATTGTGTTTTAAAGCAAACGAACGTATAAAATACAAAGGTCGTACAGAGTGGTATACAGTATTATTATTCATTACCATTGGAGTATTAAGTCTCTGGATTGGTAGGAGAATATTTCAAATTCTAGAAGTAAAATTCTGAGAAAATTCTcttaacagttataaaaattttatcagcAAGAGATGTAGTGATGAGAAATCTCCAACTGCTATTGCATGTGGCTttagaaaatttttgtttaatgattCGTCTAATAAGACTTTCCTAATCGAGAGCGAGAAGAGTGCTTTCAGAGAGACCGTTTTCGTATAGGGGCCACCTGATCTGGGAGGTAGTGTTATGATTTTCGTCGTGTATGGTCAGAAATGAGAGGCCATAGCCTATATTTAGTCAGGTTGGAACAACAGTGGGCCTTTctcttaaagaattaaaaattaaggcCCAAACCACAGACCTTCCAAGTACATCATTAAAGATAAGGCTTACAGAAGATGAAATTTGTTCAGCTTATTCATCACTGTGCCAAATCCAAGAATCAGCGAAACAGTAATTTGGTATCGTACAGTTTTCTATGAGGACTAATGAAGATATACAGCACACAACATCCTCAACAGGAGTAGCAATATATTGTTGCTTAGGAAGTTCATAAACTGTAGACGATGCTACGAGGAGCATTATGACAGCTTCTCAGTGTTCTTTCCAAATTCGCTGCCGGTAATGATCTAGCATGGCATTGCAACAAGTGATTGAGATTAGAAAATCACTAAGCCGAGCATGTCCAGAGAGTTACATTCAGGGTGATTCCGTCGTACTTAAGAGTGAAGCACTCTAGATAAACCACGTCCTTGGAAAATAGGACACATAGTGCTATCTTGAATCTAAAGGAAGAGAGGCTACAATTAGTTGGGGATTACAAGGGTCGCTAGGGATCTTGAGGCAGCGGACACACATTAATACATCGATTTCCTATTTATCAAATCTTCATCCTCTTATAAGTCCATTCTATATCTACGATATTTATACCATATTTCATGGTTTTCCTTTCACTAGCTGAGTTTATCGACAAGTTTATTGGAATCTTTCGCCTGTGCATTGAAACTCTATCGAACGTTGATTTGAAAGTCGTATTAATcaattgcaaataaatatttattgagatGCATTTTACTACTTTCTTTACGGCAAAAATATGCTAAGTATATTAAGAAAATAGTAGGAAGAACATAAGTATCGATGGATTGATGGTTCTTGTTAGTATCACTTGCTAGTTGTCATATCATTGAATATTTGCcttgtaaaagttatattactaAACACAACATAAATCTACCATCTCATAGTAGTAAGTGTTTACCAGAAAATTTATTCGTTCGTGTTACtgagtttaatacaattttttaaaaagataaaaattctacaactttgtatttaaaccattttttaattagTAGCAATCTTTCTAGAAAAGTATGGTCTAAAAATAAGATAAACATAACACAGTAATTATTacctaattattaaatgaaaagacattttattctttaaaaaaaatattgatttacatttaacaGTCTCAAAGTCCTAAATGTAGGTTTTGCTACTATATAGTGAAACAGATACCTAAACTGAGGATTTGTTTTGGGACCTTTTCAAGACTTTTGGCGATGTTCTTTCTGAGAGGAAAGACGTAGTAGCGAGTTCTGGAGCAGACTGGCTCTTGGCGATGAGTCGTTCCTCCGGACAACTTCCGTCTGCAGCCGCTCGGTATCGCAGCTCGAAACTGTTCTTGGTTCTGAAGTGACGGCGATACACGCTAGCGAACAGAAGGAGATTGCAGAGAAGTAGCAGACATCCGATAGCGAAAGTGACACCCCAGGGACCGGTCAACCTGAACACATCTTGTAGAGGTGGAGGTAGCGGCCTTTCCACAGAGGTGGTATTCCAGACACAATCCTGGCCCTGGGGGGTAGTCACGGTCGGGGTCGGGGTGGGTGGCCGAGTGAAGGTCTTCGGCCTCACCACTCCTGAACATATACAACGGTTCCTGTAACTTTCTCTGAATAAAGTCTGGCAGAGGTGAGAAGCAAAACATAGTATTgccaatttgtttgaaaaatgtggTAAACATTTACTGTGTACTGAAGATTGATTAAATTATGTCAGATTGCACCCACTTATCAAATTCAAGATAACTTCTACTCCTTTGTGAAACTGCTAATCATTTTAACTTGAACATATGTTTTAGTCAGTTTTAAATTCCTTTCTATATGAGATGAAGTTGCATTCTGAATTAATGCATGTAGGTGCATAAGTAGTTTAGCATTAAACcttttactaaacataaaataacattgcCTACGTAAAATACTTGTTATATGTTTTACCGGCAAAAGTGTAAAATCAGGCATTGTATAGAATACCTAGGCATTCTATACATTGCCAAAAGTAAGCAGGcaaagtgtgaaattttaaacattttcatacttGCCTAGGCATTCTATAGAAATGCCTGCTGGAGTTCAGGCAGAGTTAAAAAATCTGTCTGTTCCATTGTTTTCCAAGTTACAACGTGCTTGCCTCACCTACTCCCCCCCGCCCATCGCCGCTATAACGCTGCTCTCAGTTCTGTTCCGTCACGCCACAGTATTGTGCTAGGCCTACGCTTCAGTTCTGTTCTGTCGTGCCACTGTATTTTTGCTTGAAAATGTCACAAGTGAACAGTAGTATCAGTAGTTCTAGTGATCGTTTATCGCTAATGAAACTTCGTTTTAGTGCCGAACTTGTAAAAATTCGGAATGCAAGTGCTAAAAATAGTGGTTTTTTGACTGAAGACGACTATAAGAAGCTGGTGTTGGAGGTCGAAGATGCCAAGGCCAAGCCCCAGAAAGGAACCTCGTCACTACTGGCTACTCAACAGGTATGATGTAATGATCGTAGAAAATGTGCAAAAACTAATTCACCCATTAAAACAAGGAGACAGTGTTGCAAAATTTTTATGTCCACGATTcagatttatttactgttctCCATGAAGCTCATGTAGCTATTGGTCATGGTGGAAGAGATCGAATGTTAAAAGAGCtagatattagtaaaaaaatgtaacacgTCATGATGTTGAGCTATATATTAGTTTGTGTGAGCCATGTCAGAAGAAACAAAAGGGTTCGAAAAGAGGAGTGGTAGTAAAGCCCCTGATTTCATCAGAATTTAATTCTCGTTGTCAAGTAGATTTAATTGATTTCCAGTCACAGCCCGACAGGGAGTTTAAGTTTATAATGGTCTGTCAGGATcaatttgacaaaatttgtgattcttAAGCCTCTCAAAACTAAAACCGCTGAGGAAGTAGCATATCACctagttgatatttttactctCATTGGAGCACCAAGTATATTGCAGTCAGACAATGGaagggagtttgcaaacaaaatagtttacaatttaaaagaatattggCCTACGTTAAAAATCGTTCATGGCAAACCACGTCATTCTCAAAGTCAGGGTAGTGTAGAACGTGCAAACCAAGATATTGAAAACATGATTTCGACTTGGATGCAAGATGAAAAAACTGACCGTTGGAGTGAGGGATTGAGATTTGTGCAACTTATGAAAAATAGAGCTTTACATTCAGGAATCAAAAGAACGCCCTATGAGGCTCTCTTCGGCTGTAAAGTAAAGGTCGGTCTTACAACATCTTCTCTGCCTCGAGACATTTTTGGATTCCATTAACAGCGAAGAAGATTTGGAAAGAGTGGTTAATAACATGCACacaacagaaacacaaacaatgtCAAGTCTAGAACCTCCACTCCAAACCGATCATAACACTTCAGAAGTTAATGAGGCAACCGTTGATGTCTCGGTCAGTTTCTAGCCTTCTACAAATGTGTAGCGTTTGTTTGCAGCAAACTAATGATaaacaaaactgcacaaaatgTTTAGCGGACATACATATTTCATGTGGCCATTCAATTCAGGGGTGTGATGATACTGAAAAAACCCTGTTGTGTGTCCCCTTGTTTTTAAttcggaaaatattgataaagagaGGAAGAGGTCAAAAGCTTTGTCTtgaaaaacaagctaagaaaatgaAAGCTAATTCCGATAAAAAGTTTTCCCCCCGTCACCAAAGGAGTCACTGTTCGTGTTCCAATTCCTGACGTTGACAAAGGAAGAGGTGACTTGAGAAATATTCTGGCAGTGGTCATGGATACGACAGAAGATAGGTTTTACAAATTAGGGACCGCCAACGGAGTTTTGAAACAACTGTACGCAAGGTCACAGTTTACAAGTTTGCCAAAAAAGCCTAGTTCGAGTAGAAGACGGTGCCTGATCAAGAAACAGGACTTCGTACCGTTGCAACAGCTCAGTCAACAGGAAGCGGCCAAGGATTTGTGAGATGCACTTGCAAAACTAAATGTCAAACCAAACAATGTGcttgtgttaaaaacaatcgaAAATGCAACTCGAAGTGCCATAGTTCTCTTTCCTGCTGTAacaagtaatttcttaaattaatattttcactttttaaattttactctagtaaaatatgaggattttcagatcctatgtttaatacatttcatgtttgtttatttgcaataaaaatttttttaacaatgttgttcattttatactttgcctGCAAAACTTTCGACATTCTATATAATGCCCTAGGCATTATACACAATGCCTAGGCAAAGTTTGTACAATTGTTAAGAAAtgagtttatttcatactttgcctGGATTCACTCGGCAATGTATACAATGCCTAGGTATTCCATACAATGCCTGAATT
This window of the Homalodisca vitripennis isolate AUS2020 unplaced genomic scaffold, UT_GWSS_2.1 ScUCBcl_2360;HRSCAF=7038, whole genome shotgun sequence genome carries:
- the LOC124372040 gene encoding neuroligin-3-like, coding for MYEPVKQLYLAIGEVTEVQSHYRGHKMALWLNLIQQLLNSENDFLSYREFEGDEDNLYAGVVRPKTFTRPPTPTPTVTTPQGQDCVWNTTSVERPLPPPLQDVFRLTGPWGVTFAIGCLLLLCNLLLFASVYRRHFRTKNSFELRYRAAADGSCPEERLIAKSQSAPELATTSFLSERTSPKVLKRSQNKSSV